TTGGTAATCATATGAGAAAATGATTTAACTGAATGTAATTAAGGTGTCGGTGTCGGACACTGGGACACATCTTCGATTAGAGGTGTTTGTGTTACATAGGTTACTACTTGTAATTAATTTCATTGTTCTCTCTATTgctttaataatataatttctctgttttctgaatgtcgtcattttgttcatttgtttCTCTTCTCTAATCTGAGCAGTTAGTTGAAGTAACAACTAAAAATGGGAGTGGTGGAAGAGAACATTAAACCGCAGGATCTTCCTGAAATAACAACTGAGATCATTGAAGCCTTGCTTGAGGCAGCAAGATATGATGACAAGGATGATATTGTGAACTTAGCATCCAGTGGTGTCCCTCTTGATTCAAAAGACACTCAAGGAAGAACAGCTCTTCACATGGCTGCAGCAAATGGGCATACTGATATTGTGGAGTATTTAATCAGTAGAGGAGTGGATCTTAATTCCGCAAATGAGGAAAATAATACACCTCTTCATTGGGCGTGCCTCAATGGGCATATTGAGGTTGTGAAGAAATTAATCATGGCTGGAGCAAATGTTAGTGTTTTAAACGGTCATGAGAGGACTCCAATGGACGAAGCTGTGAGTGGAGGCAAGCTTGAAGTGATGGATGCAATTAACGAAGCAGTTGCACTAGTTGAACTTCGTGGCGCTCTGGTTTCTTCATAGGAAACTTAAAGTTTATGTTACTCTTTTTTTGGGTCGATAGACAGAGTGGTAAAGAAGTGGTAAATACCATTGAAACTCACATACACAACTGCGAAGTCTCGGGTTCGAATGAGGACATGATGGTTCAGCTTAACAATATTAGTATTTTGTCAGTTGAACTAAATCTTAGTTTATATTACTAAGTAGCTTATAATATGAAACTTTGGTGATAGTTGTATCTGTCTTCTAATAGTGTTTTACTGCTTGTTGTAGATAGAGCCATGAATTTGCTTCTCCTTCTAGTTTTCATGTTGGAATTCCTCTATGAAAAATGGACTTAAAGGCGTTGTATTTTGTGTACTTAAAAAGTAAAGTTGAGAGAAATACTCATTGTCACAAATTTTGTCACCACAATTAATTGGTTTCTGTCCCAAATTCCGTCTCAAACTGTGATTGAAAGAAATACTCTGTGCCAAAATTATTGGGATGAGCGAATTGCGACAGAAAATATTTGTCGCAAATTCTGTCTAGAAGTTATTTTGCGAAGGATATTAGAACTTGTTCGATGATTTTATCGGTTTAAATTAGAGATGTTGTCTAAAAAAAATCTCTATAAAGAAGACAAAAACccctattaatttaataaataatgtataaattagaaagaaaaaaaaattcatattgttaTGAGAATAAATCTAGAGCTATTAGAGAACTTAACAAATTggtttaaagataaataaattttttgttagttgattattttacttatagctatagataaaaaaacaacaataaaaacgTTTAAATCTTTTACACTAAATGtgacatttttatataaaatatttgagtttCTAAAACTTTGACGCATTTAAATAatgcatttatatatatatatatatatatatatatatatatatatatatatcatacaaTGATCAATGATTTGCAGTCGTATGCagttaaaataagttaaaagataataatttagtaaataatataataaataaggtAGTTAATCTTGATCGTCTCACAATAATTTATGAatcaattaatacaaaaaataagaacgaaaataaaaaattaaacttgggagttttgtttttttaaacaaatttaaaaagagattttgacaatcaattaaaaacaatcaatcacatatttaacaggtatttgtttttataattccAATTTTGTTTGATCATAAAATTAATCGAACAAGCGTCACTTACTTTTATagaatttgtattcgactaagTGCCAAAATATTTAATCATGATAATGGAACAAACATTACCGTaacttaatcaatttaattatcaaGTTCAATCAAACCTATTACTAAGAGAAATAGAACTTAACCATCTCTattcataatataataaaacatgCGATTGTTGTATTCCATAATCACAAAGTGAAACAAAAATGGTTTTGATACGATTAAGCATCAATATAAAAGAACAAATATGCAACTGATAGAAGATTGAAAGGAAAAGacttgaaattataaaaaataaaattaaacattaaagATTCAAACATCAAAGTCCTTATAATAATTCCCTAACATAAAAGTTTTGCACCCAACATAGAAGTTGTAGTTCTCATCTTTCTAATGCATCTTAGACCACCTCAATCGGATAAACTCGGTccaagttatggcctacagaaGGAGATAGTGTCAAGAAGCtagtaaaaattgaaaattatgtaGATAATGACTAAAGCCTAATTACGACATCAAGATGGTAAACATGGTAAAAAGTAactattagaaaaaataaacgTTGAAAACCACGAAGTACAAGCTATAAAAAGTGTATCAAAATGCATTGATCAATCAACAACTGTCATTTAGggataaaaacataaattccTTTGTAAGTGCTCAATGAAGCCTAAGGTGTTCCCTACCTTGAATTGGGGCAGCATTTCCtcatcctattttttttttttttttttcataaaaaacattacaaattgagaaaaattgGTAATGATACACCTTCTGACCTGCATCTCTATTGCTCCGTTGTTACTTGTTAGTGACATCAATATGCCACCATCACTTGACCATATATGACCTTTAGTGTCAACAAGGTATGTCAGTTTATGACATATCTCCTTGAATCTCATTGGAAAGTTGTGAAATGTCTACTTAAACATTTGAAGGGTTCCATTAATAATGACTTTCTACTACTATTGGGCTAGTAGGACTTCCCATTTCTACTAGTTCTTATTGCGATGCAGGTTGGGCCACATATATGAAGGTGctgaaaaacacaagaaatgaaggtttgaattgtgtttgtcgttTCTAAAATGTACTTCTATTTCGTTACAAAAATTGTTCCTTATCAAAACATTCAatttacttttataaattaGGTTTAGACAAAGTAAGGTTAaatcataaagaactaaaatgCGAGAAatagaagaagataaaaaagacacaaatatttttatactagttcacaactATTGTTGCTACATCTAGTATTAATCTACTATTTCCATAAATAGCatacaagtattatttactATGCCTCTTCAggttttgagtatttttctctaGCCTCTTTAGGATGTTATCGTCAGAACCTTCTTCAATTTTCTAATGTCACGCCGTTGAGGTCCATGAGTAGGTACATACCTTTTTAGGTACCTCTTAGGGATGAGATAGTTGTTGCCACTATCGAACTGATTTACATTATTTATAGTTTGTGTCTGAGTTGACACAAAATTTGTTTCTAGGATTTtaactctcattgagaggaTATTGCATATCAAGCCATATATCTACAAATGTCTAAGAATACTTTGAAtaatttacatcaattctaataaCTCTCTATTAAGAGGATATTTCattcatcctttttttttatgtgttcttggctttttcagattttcttcttaaCACATTGCCTTTTTcatcctctctctctctcacacacacacacacacacacacacacacacacacacacacacacacacacacacacacaatacACACACATAATGGACTGAGTGAGTTCTTAAATAGAGAGAAAATGTGTCTGTTGAGAGTATTACTATTGGAAATCTCCAATCGCCATTTAAGGTagatcaatatttaaaacatatctatatatattttcttgaatgattcTACGTATCTTGGTATGAAGAAATATAAGTAGAGGATACTATGATCAGATCATATCTTAGAGACTTTCAAACAAATAACGGATTCAGGATGTTCATCAAAGGATGCACAAATGCTTTGATTTCTTTGGAGCGTTGAATTTCATAAGAGCGTTGATTTTCATATGAGCATTGATTTTCATTAGAGCATACAACATAAATCAGAGTCGGGTCCTTGAAGTGATGATGTGAGTATTAAAGGAAAACGATCACTTGCTTGTTAAGCTTATTAGAGGCAAACAGGTAGAGCATGACTGTATTGAACAGAGGCAACTGAAACATAACATATCATGAATTTCcaaagtcaccaaaaccagagcATTACTTGCATTATTAAAGCTAGCTAACATAGAGTGTTGCTCGCGTCACTAGAGACACGTGATAGAACACTTGCATCAGAGTCAGACAAACGAAATTGAGGCGAAGTGTTGTTGTTCCTTTGTCTACATCCAATTACAAGAGGATATCACTTATATCAAACCTCTTACTTTGTAACATTTGTCTTTGAACTACATAATACAATACTTCTTATTGCTATATTACGAATTGCTCCATTAGTAGACataattacttgtttattaTGTGATTATATTCTTTGTGTTTAAAACACTAAATTATAATCTCTAAtttacttgtaatttatgctaTCATAAAATAGTTAGTTATTAATATAACTTTGTCTTCTAATTAAATCTGAACACTTAGAAAATACAGTTAGGGGATAACCGTTCTTTATTTGTTtgcttttgttatcatcaaaatattaactaGAGGATTGTAGATAAAACTAATTTTGTTCTAACAGTATCATGATGATATACATTCAATATCCAGCTCATATATCTTCCTTGGCCTTAAATTGATATTTAGGGGCGCTCCAAAAAGCAGACTGTGGTTACCATATCGAACATAAAGGTTTTGTTATGTAGCAAGACAATTACTACAATAGAGGTCTTATGGATTCAATTCTAACTTTTCCGTTTTCTGCAAACCTTATTCTAGACCCACAATCGGTGGCCGCTATGAGTATGTTCTCCTTGTAACAACTAACAAGCTGCCTCTTAAATTGAAAGACGTCGTAGATCTATCCGAGGTCGCTAAACCTTGTGCTGCCTTCCATCTTAATGGTTGTCGCTGGTTTCCTTCCATGAGAAAACTATCAAAACAATTATCAATTTCCTTCTTCTATTTTCCATTTCTATTGTGCTCCCTTTTTTTACATTAACACATTTGATTTGAAGTTGGGCACAACAACCTTTGGTATTCCAATTTCAACACATGGGAAGATGGGAAATAAATCTAGGCTCACTTTGGTAAAATTTGTTAATATCcgataatttatattttgtaaatgaCAAAAGTGCTACCCACATCCCTCAAATTACTACCCACACCcctctttttataaaaaaaaccaaaatgcccttggatatttataatattttttaacttcatTTCTCCATTCATCATCATTCTTAAAATCTCATAAGTCACATATCACAAAATCACCATACATCACCAACCCTAACTCATAATCATTCAAAACTCACATCATTGTGGTTAAAGTGACCTAAAAAGGTATGTTTGTTGGTCTATTTTTgagttcaaatttttttcttcctaaatCTGGGGATTGTACGTGAACTTAATTGACGTACATTGTGTTGTTATGTGAACTGAATTTACGTatgttgaaaaaaatttaaaaatcttaGAATGTACGAAATTTTAATTCACGTAAACCTACGTGGTTTAAAATTGCATAATCAATGgagtttgaaaattaaaaatctcaagATGTACACAATCTTAATCCACATAAACCTACGTGGTTTAAGATTGCATAATCAATGgagtttgaaaattaaaaatctcaggatgtacgcaatcttaattcacgtaAACGTACATGGTTTAAGATTGCGTAATTAATGGAGTTTGAAGATTAAAACATATACGAGAATTCAATTTCATGTAAGTTTACGTGAACCGAGTTTCCGTACGTTTGCTAGAATTCAGTTTACGTAAAcgtacatgaactcagttcacgtgaattgagttcacgtatcTGTTAAGCAAAATCTTGAAATTTTTGTGTTCCTTTCTAGAGGCAGATAAATGGATCAAGGGGAAGACAATAGTGATGAAATGTATGAAGGTTTGGAATCTGATTTTGAGGATATGGATGATGGTATGGAACGTGATTTCAACgaaatgtatgatgattttGATGCAATGAATGATGgtgtttaatataaaattgaagaCACTATGAACAACAGAGGTGAACATGTTATGGTTGATTTGAATGATGTGTTTAGCACTGACATGATGTTTGATACGCGagataattaattgaaataggATAAAAATATTGGAAGGGAAAATGGAATTGTCGTTGTCATTTTTAGACCCAAAACTGCGACAACACGACCAAGAACAAagacaaatttaattattggtTGTGAAAGAAACGATTAATATAGACCTTGGAAGAATCCTAAACCTACGAGGAGTACTTTGAGTAGAAAATGTGAATGCCCATTTAGATTGAGAGGAACACCATCAAATATTGGTGAGGGGTGGTATATGCATGTAATATGTGGTGTCCATAACCATGAATTAGCCCAAAAAAACTGACTGGGCATGCTTTCTTAGGTCGATTGTCTCAAAATGAGAAAGTTTTACTTGGCGATATGACGAAGAACATGATCAAACCAAGAAACATATTGATGACACTAAAAGACCATAATGTTAAAAGTTTGACGATaataaaacaagtttacaatGCATGTCAAGCATATCGTTCATCACTTAGAGGTAATATAACATAAATGCAACGTTTTTTGACATTGATGGAACGCGACAAATACGTCTATCAATATAAGAAGGTAGATAGTTCAGATGAGTTGAAGGACATATTTTGGGCTCATCCAGACACTATCacttttgtaaataattttcacataatattgattatgGATAGCACATATAAGACATGTAGGTATTGAATGTCATTACAtgaaatgacattttgtgtGGGATTTGCGTATCTACAGTTTGACCGTGCTGATAATTTTATGTGGGCACTACAAATATTGAAAGAACAAATTGCATGTGGTGAAGTTGAAGTAATCGCTACTAATAGAGACCTTGCTTTGATGAACGCAGTTCAATATGTTTTTCCAAAAACAGTCAATTTATTATGCTTGTTTCATGTATGCAAAAATATCAAAACGAAGTGCAGAATGattgtttttccaaaaaagaAGCAGATGCAAATAATGGAGGCATGAGAGGCTCTTGTTTACAGTTATGATGAGGCTCAGTACTACATGAATTTGACTATCTTTGAAGGAATTTGTAGTATCTCTTCTATCTTTAATGATTATGTACCTGACCAATGGTTAATTCCTCGCAAGGAAATATTTGTTGAGGCGTGGACAAATAGAGTTATTCACTTTGGGAACACTACAACACAAAGGGTTGAGTCGGCGTACTAGAGTTTGAAAAGAATATTACAAGACAACATTGGTGATATATGTCGTGTTCGGGAAACCATAAATAGTGTGATTGTATTACAACACAGTGAAATGatataatcatttaaaaatagcATAATTCAAAAGGTCCATCGATGTAGTAACAGATTGTACGCCAATTTGCGTGGTGTTGTGTCCAAAAATGCAATAGATCACATTGCACTAAAGTTTGATCGCGTGAAGTTTGTAGGTATAGATAAGTCTGAATGTCGTTGCATAGTTAGGAGAACACATGGTCTACCTTGTGCATGTAAAATAGTCATGTATAATATGATCACCTGTTCCATTCTGTTTGGTGGACTAAATTAACTTTTCATGATCATGGATCGGGTAAACCTTCATAATTATCTGTGAAACATAAAATAGAAGTGACAGTGAAAAAGTTTGATGAACTTTATGTACCTAGCAAAATTACACTTAAAGGTAAATCACGAGATATTGTTTATCCATCCACTATGTCGATTTGTCCAGCTATTGACATGGTTAAAACAAAATGTGCACccaaaaaagacaaaattaaggtatcaaaaagagataaatcaacCAAACGTTATCCGTCTTGGTGGGAGTATGTGGATGCAATTGTTCGATATAACAAAACAAATGCAAGTAGTACTGTAACACCTAATAAAGTACAACAACCTCGATCATCTGTCAAAAAGCTCACACCTTCGACCATCAGTCAACAAGGTTCAACAACCAAGAGTTCTTATCTTCAACGAATTGTTTTCAgttgaaattcataaattcataGATGACGTTATTGACATTGGTGATGATGATAATTATCGATATCGTGCAGTTGCAACTTTACTTGGAATGAGTGAGAACTCTTGGGCATTCATTTGTCAAGAGTTTGTAGTAAAGCTTCAAGATTTCATGTCTCATTACGAGATAATATATGGTAGACAAAATTTTGTTCAACAACTTATACATTGTGTATATGTTGAACAAGTTGAACTTTGGATAATTAGATGACACTTCCAGAAATGAGATATGTGATTGGTTCGATATTTAACTTGTTTTTCGTCGCATTATCACTTAACCAATTGGAAACATTTTTTTCCACTTAGAAGTCCACCACCAACATCTATGTCAGATCATCGTACGATAGTTGTGTTTCATTTATTAAGAACTATCATTTTGTGCATGtgttaattgtttatttaatttttccacTTAGAACTGTCATTTTAACCTTTATTAAATGTGCAATTGTTAATgtcatatttaataaattattgattttaacagGTTTACTTAAAGTCAAATTCTCCTATACCACAAGCAAGTATTTTGTGGAGAAAATATTGCACTAAAGAAGCACGAGAGTGAAAATTTGTTTACAATGATCGCATGCAACATTAGTTGAAGACACTTTTATCGAGTATAAATGAATATGTTGTAAACTTATTTACAATGATCACATGCAACCTTGTTAATTGGATGAATATATTGTAAAcgtattgtgatatttaacttAATATTGTAAAGATATTGAATGAATATATTGtctgaattaaaaatattgcgTTTGTTATAAACTGTCAAAGAAGTACTTCACAAAATATTCCAAAAgtattataaatccaaaatataccatatccaaaaaaatatccaaatattacatataaaaaatataccaaaatatgacatatccaaaatattctaaataaatCCTAAGTCTGTCTATTTCTCATACAATATGGTACTATGTTAGTCTAATCTCTACCGCCACCCCTCTGACTTCgtatcataaaaattaactCATTAACGAGTGTCATGCCATCATGTAATATCAGTTGTTGACCAATAAGCTCTTCAGCAATTTGTATTGCTCGACGctgcaataaaaaataaattaaatatgactagttaaaataaattaaatatgactagtaaaaataaaatatgactgAATAAAATATgactaattaatatatcattacGTCAACTGTTTCATCGACAGGATCAGTGGCATCAACTACATGATCAATATGTTCTGCATCAGCTGCATGAGCAATATGTTCTTCATGGTTTGGTTCTTTATGAATGATGTATGGATGACAAATTATGCGAAACCAATCCATGTCATCATTCGAGCATACTACATGTCCCTGCATAATTACACCAACATCCGTTACCATATTGCGTAAACATAATGTCCATTTCATCTGGTTTGATCGTCTGACCCACTACCTCTAACGGTGAGCCAAGAATGGTTTGGAGATGATCGTATTGACGCAATACCCTGTCTGACAGATGAGCATACATCTTCGGACCCCAACATATCCACCCTCGAAATGAAGAAATCTCTTCAAAAGGCCGCTTCACTCGATGCTCCTCATATGATGTACAATATAACTTATCAACGTCAATCTCGTAAAGAGCTTTCCTAAATGgaagaaccaaacccttatctCTTTTTGGATTCCATCTAAGTGGTATAGGGTAGTCTTCAACATAACTAGGAGACAATCTATAACAATCTCTACATAATATAGGAAAATGCTTATAGACCCACGTCtgcacatatataataatatattattagtttagaatcattaataatagaaattataaaCACAATAAACAACCATAAAGTTTACTTGTAAAAGTGTGAGGTACCCTGAAATAGTTCTGGTTTGATGCATACTGGCTTCTCGAAGATTGTCATATAGGTAAGCAAGAGCAGTTGCACCCCATGCATATCCCCCACAAGAATTGAGGTATCAGAAGCAGTCAAGATAGGCAACGCTAACTACGTTGACACTCTTATCACTGCATAGTGTGCAACTGACCAAAAACAGAAACAACTACAATAATGtacaacaaaacaacaaaaacaaaggtTGAAGCTTACTTGATTCACAACAATGATGATTGATTGATGATTAATGATGCTCACTTGATGAAGATGGTTAATGAAGATGTTGAAGGTGGTTGATGATGATTGATAAAGATGGTTGATgatgattgaagaaaatgaagaagatgttgaatgaagatgatgttgaatgaagatgatgaagatagaaTGGAAAGGAAGAAGATGGGTTAGGttaatgaagaggaagaagatgggtTAGGTGAATGAAGACGAAGAAGATTGAAATAAAGGGAAaagtaatttgggaattttggtttttaaaacaatttgagGGGTGTAAGTAGTAAAATAGGTGGTGTTAGTAGCAAAATTGTATAAATGATAGATGAtaactgatgactcttcatcatatgcatatttttccactattttagtcttatttatcctcaattattagttaaattaaggatttatttgatatattttgttgatttttgttctttgagtt
The genomic region above belongs to Cicer arietinum cultivar CDC Frontier isolate Library 1 chromosome 4, Cicar.CDCFrontier_v2.0, whole genome shotgun sequence and contains:
- the LOC101499682 gene encoding uncharacterized protein is translated as MGVVEENIKPQDLPEITTEIIEALLEAARYDDKDDIVNLASSGVPLDSKDTQGRTALHMAAANGHTDIVEYLISRGVDLNSANEENNTPLHWACLNGHIEVVKKLIMAGANVSVLNGHERTPMDEAVSGGKLEVMDAINEAVALVELRGALVSS